The following proteins are co-located in the Brachybacterium sacelli genome:
- a CDS encoding dihydrofolate reductase: MIWAQARDGVIGASGAMPWHLPEDLKHFSRTTKGSPVVMGRRTWESFPPKYRPLPGRTNIVITRDDAFADEGAVRARTIEEALDLAGSDLAARAGSADRAELGDQAEPASTSTIWVIGGGRVYREAMDRADLLVVTEIDLEIDGDTTAPPIPADFPAASTDPDPSTADSPWHTSRTGLRYRILTYSR, translated from the coding sequence ATGATCTGGGCGCAGGCCCGCGACGGCGTGATCGGGGCGAGCGGCGCGATGCCCTGGCATCTGCCCGAGGACCTCAAGCACTTCTCCCGCACCACGAAGGGCTCGCCGGTGGTGATGGGCCGACGCACCTGGGAGTCCTTCCCGCCGAAGTACCGACCCCTGCCGGGCCGCACGAACATCGTCATCACCCGGGACGACGCCTTCGCCGACGAGGGGGCCGTGCGCGCCCGCACCATCGAGGAGGCTCTCGACCTGGCCGGCAGTGACCTCGCCGCTCGAGCCGGATCCGCGGACCGCGCCGAGCTCGGGGATCAGGCCGAGCCCGCAAGCACCTCCACGATCTGGGTCATCGGCGGTGGCCGCGTGTACCGCGAGGCGATGGACCGTGCCGATCTCCTCGTGGTCACGGAGATCGACCTCGAGATCGACGGGGACACCACTGCGCCCCCGATCCCGGCGGACTTCCCGGCGGCGTCCACGGACCCCGACCCGTCGACCGCCGACTCCCCGTGGCACACCTCCCGCACGGGCCTGCGCTACCGGATCCTCACCTACTCACGCTGA
- a CDS encoding glycoside hydrolase family 43 protein has translation MADGGAGRLAESGDAGRPEPSWSVPLADPDVVRTPDGWIAYGTGPVREGLAVPAAVSEDLVTWHGIGNVLEALAPEAGDSYWAPEVCEREGAWWMYYSVGHGDRGHLVRVARAATPEGPFRDQSVVLTPEELFAIDASPCRLGDGSWWLFFARDVLEHERPGTHLAAAPLLTPTTLGPTVPVLAPYDDWQIFQREREMYGRRFTWHTLEGPHVVVRDGLLLLTFSGGSWQGTGYRTAWMHAASPTGPWTVPEAGEDVLLRSDAEFIGPGHDSCTTGPDGQDVIAFHAWDEARTGRYMHLRELEVDTAVPRLRVGGTLS, from the coding sequence GTGGCAGACGGAGGGGCCGGGCGCCTCGCCGAGAGCGGGGATGCGGGGCGGCCGGAGCCCTCCTGGTCGGTCCCGCTCGCGGATCCGGACGTGGTCCGCACGCCCGACGGGTGGATCGCCTACGGGACCGGGCCGGTCCGGGAGGGTCTCGCCGTGCCCGCAGCGGTCTCCGAGGATCTCGTGACCTGGCACGGGATCGGGAACGTGCTGGAGGCGCTGGCGCCGGAGGCCGGGGACTCCTACTGGGCCCCGGAGGTGTGCGAACGCGAGGGCGCATGGTGGATGTACTACTCCGTCGGCCATGGGGACCGCGGCCACCTGGTCCGGGTGGCCCGGGCCGCGACGCCCGAGGGACCCTTCCGTGACCAGTCGGTGGTGCTGACGCCCGAGGAGCTGTTCGCGATCGATGCCTCCCCGTGCCGTCTCGGCGACGGGAGCTGGTGGTTGTTTTTTGCCCGCGACGTGCTCGAGCACGAGCGACCGGGCACGCATCTGGCGGCGGCGCCGCTGCTGACGCCGACGACACTGGGTCCGACGGTGCCGGTGCTCGCGCCCTACGACGACTGGCAGATCTTCCAGCGGGAGCGCGAGATGTACGGGCGGAGGTTCACCTGGCACACCCTCGAGGGGCCTCACGTGGTGGTGCGCGACGGGCTCCTGCTGCTGACCTTCTCCGGCGGGTCGTGGCAGGGCACCGGCTACCGCACGGCTTGGATGCACGCCGCCTCGCCGACGGGTCCGTGGACCGTGCCGGAGGCGGGGGAGGACGTGCTGCTGCGCAGCGATGCGGAGTTCATCGGGCCGGGCCACGACTCCTGCACCACCGGGCCCGACGGGCAGGACGTGATCGCCTTCCACGCCTGGGACGAGGCGCGCACGGGCCGGTACATGCACCTGCGTGAGCTCGAGGTGGATACCGCGGTCCCGCGTCTGCGCGTGGGCGGCACCCTGTCGTGA
- a CDS encoding thymidylate synthase: MTVPTPYEDLLREVMETGHAKGDRTGTGTRSLFGKQIRYDLGAGFPLITTKRVHTRSIILELLWFLRGDTNVRWLQERDVTIWDEWADADGDLGPVYGAQWRSWPTPDGGVIDQITDVVEQIRANPDSRRLIVTAWNPADIPKMALAPCHALFQFEVHDGKLSCQLYQRSADLFLGVPFNIASYALLTHMVAQQTDLEVGDFVWTGGDCHIYDNHHEQVTRQLSREPYEYPRLRIARRPDSILGYELEDFEILDYQHHKGIKAPVAV, from the coding sequence ATGACCGTCCCGACCCCGTACGAGGACCTGCTGCGCGAGGTCATGGAGACCGGGCACGCCAAGGGCGACCGCACCGGCACCGGCACCCGCAGCCTGTTCGGCAAGCAGATCCGCTACGACCTCGGCGCGGGATTCCCGCTGATCACCACCAAGCGGGTGCACACCCGCTCGATCATCCTCGAGCTGCTGTGGTTCCTGCGCGGGGACACCAACGTGCGCTGGCTGCAGGAGCGGGACGTGACGATCTGGGACGAATGGGCCGACGCCGACGGCGACCTCGGCCCGGTCTACGGCGCGCAGTGGCGCTCGTGGCCCACGCCCGACGGCGGGGTCATCGACCAGATCACCGACGTCGTCGAGCAGATCCGCGCCAATCCGGACTCACGGCGCCTGATCGTCACGGCCTGGAACCCGGCCGACATCCCGAAGATGGCGTTGGCACCCTGCCACGCGCTGTTCCAGTTCGAGGTGCACGACGGGAAGCTCTCCTGCCAGCTGTACCAGCGCAGCGCCGACCTGTTCCTGGGGGTGCCGTTCAACATCGCCAGCTACGCGCTGCTCACCCACATGGTCGCCCAGCAGACCGACCTCGAAGTCGGGGACTTCGTGTGGACCGGCGGCGACTGCCACATCTACGACAACCACCACGAGCAGGTGACACGGCAGCTCTCCCGCGAGCCGTACGAGTACCCGAGGCTGCGCATCGCCCGTCGTCCCGACTCGATCCTGGGTTACGAGCTCGAGGACTTCGAGATCCTCGACTACCAGCACCACAAGGGCATCAAGGCCCCGGTCGCCGTCTGA
- a CDS encoding sugar ABC transporter permease, which yields MSAPTRARTGADADTATERSGPTRIKGNALAFWLFFTPFLVGLCIFTILPLLWGGTLSLFEARGTVLPTKFVGLDNFTNFLVDTAFLQSLRTFIIFALFIVPVTMASSLGLAVLVNGLPRFQTFYRSVFFLPTACSYVVACVVWRLSLFNGLESGVVNTLLGMVGVDSIASWLSSSPYWWIVLVSVRLWLQVGFYMLLFLAGLQAIPTQMYEAAAVDGLNPGGFRMFRMITLPQLRTTSAAVLLLQLIAAFQAFDEFYNLTGNNPETRPPLVYLYNIALGPQQDFGTGSAGALVLTAIMVIAGLLQTYLMGFGSNDDNPRRGPFRFLRAKTRRPASAGGQETQR from the coding sequence GTGAGCGCGCCGACCCGCGCGCGCACCGGCGCCGACGCGGACACGGCGACGGAGCGCAGCGGCCCCACCAGGATCAAGGGCAACGCCCTGGCGTTCTGGCTGTTCTTCACCCCGTTCCTGGTGGGACTGTGCATCTTCACGATCCTGCCGCTGCTGTGGGGCGGGACGCTCAGCCTGTTCGAGGCACGCGGCACGGTGCTGCCCACGAAGTTCGTCGGCCTGGACAACTTCACCAACTTCCTCGTCGATACCGCGTTCCTGCAGTCCCTGCGCACCTTCATCATCTTCGCGCTGTTCATCGTCCCGGTGACGATGGCCTCGTCGCTAGGGCTCGCGGTGCTGGTCAACGGCCTGCCCCGCTTCCAGACCTTCTACCGCTCCGTCTTCTTCCTGCCCACGGCGTGCAGTTACGTCGTCGCCTGCGTCGTCTGGAGGTTGTCGCTGTTCAACGGCCTCGAGTCGGGAGTCGTCAACACCCTGCTCGGGATGGTCGGGGTCGACTCCATCGCGAGCTGGCTGTCGTCCTCTCCGTACTGGTGGATCGTGCTGGTGTCGGTGCGGCTGTGGCTGCAGGTCGGGTTCTACATGCTGCTGTTCCTGGCGGGCCTGCAGGCGATCCCGACCCAGATGTACGAGGCGGCCGCGGTCGACGGGCTGAATCCCGGCGGCTTCCGCATGTTCCGCATGATCACCCTGCCGCAGCTGCGCACCACCTCCGCGGCCGTGCTGCTGCTCCAGCTCATCGCCGCTTTCCAGGCCTTCGACGAGTTCTACAACCTCACCGGGAACAATCCCGAGACCAGACCCCCGCTGGTCTACCTCTACAACATCGCCCTCGGCCCCCAGCAGGACTTCGGCACCGGCTCGGCCGGCGCCCTGGTGCTGACCGCCATCATGGTCATCGCCGGGCTCCTGCAGACCTACCTGATGGGCTTCGGGTCCAACGACGACAACCCGCGCCGAGGGCCCTTCCGGTTCCTGCGCGCGAAGACGCGTCGGCCCGCATCGGCCGGCGGACAGGAGACGCAGCGATGA
- the mmsB gene encoding multiple monosaccharide ABC transporter permease, with translation MAGTSDIKELLTRNLRQSGIYIAFVFIVVLFTILTGGALLSPGNLTNLVLQYSYILILAIGMVLIIVAGHIDLSVGSVVALTGGVAAVVVIGHGLPWWVGVLAALGTGVLVGLWQGFWVAYVGIPAFIVTLAGMLIFRGMTLQVLGSVSLSPFPPEYQYISGGFLNGLMGGYGFDAFTLFLAAALVVVFAIQQYRSRLAKLRYKQPVESYFLFWLKNALVAVVVMAFAWQLAHSRGLPVVLILLAALILIYGFISQRTIFGRHIYAMGGNLQAAELSGVKTRRVNMWLFVNMGLLSAVAGIVYSARSNSAQPGAGNMFELDAIAAAFIGGAAVTGGIGKVQGAIIGGLIMAVMSNGMQIMGIDQSTQSVVRGVVLLVAVAFDVWNKKRSTSGS, from the coding sequence ATGGCCGGAACTTCTGACATCAAGGAACTGCTGACGCGCAATCTGCGTCAGAGCGGCATCTACATCGCCTTCGTGTTCATCGTCGTACTGTTCACGATCCTCACGGGCGGCGCCCTGCTGAGTCCGGGCAACCTGACCAACCTGGTGCTGCAGTACTCCTACATCCTGATCCTCGCGATCGGCATGGTGCTGATCATCGTGGCCGGGCACATCGACCTGTCGGTGGGTTCGGTGGTCGCCCTGACCGGCGGCGTCGCTGCGGTCGTGGTCATCGGCCACGGCCTGCCCTGGTGGGTGGGCGTGCTGGCCGCGCTCGGCACCGGTGTGCTGGTGGGGCTGTGGCAGGGCTTCTGGGTCGCCTATGTCGGCATCCCCGCCTTCATCGTGACCCTCGCGGGCATGCTCATCTTCCGCGGCATGACCCTGCAGGTCCTGGGCAGCGTCTCCCTCTCGCCGTTCCCGCCGGAGTACCAGTACATCTCCGGCGGCTTCCTCAACGGGCTGATGGGCGGATACGGCTTCGACGCCTTCACCCTGTTCCTGGCGGCGGCACTGGTGGTCGTCTTCGCGATCCAGCAGTACCGCAGCCGCCTCGCGAAGCTGAGGTACAAGCAACCGGTCGAGTCGTACTTCCTGTTCTGGCTGAAGAACGCCCTCGTGGCCGTGGTGGTCATGGCCTTCGCCTGGCAGCTCGCGCACTCCCGCGGGCTGCCGGTGGTGCTGATCCTGCTGGCCGCTCTGATCCTCATCTACGGCTTCATCAGCCAGCGCACCATCTTCGGCCGGCACATCTACGCCATGGGCGGGAATCTCCAGGCCGCGGAGCTGTCAGGCGTGAAGACACGACGCGTGAACATGTGGCTGTTCGTGAACATGGGCCTGCTCTCCGCGGTCGCGGGCATCGTCTACTCGGCGCGGTCCAACAGCGCCCAGCCGGGGGCGGGCAACATGTTCGAGCTCGACGCGATCGCGGCCGCCTTCATCGGCGGCGCAGCGGTGACCGGCGGCATCGGCAAGGTGCAAGGCGCGATCATCGGCGGCCTGATCATGGCGGTCATGTCCAACGGCATGCAGATCATGGGCATCGACCAGTCCACGCAGTCGGTGGTGCGCGGCGTCGTGCTGCTGGTGGCCGTCGCCTTCGACGTCTGGAACAAGAAGCGCTCGACGAGCGGCTCCTGA
- the mmsA gene encoding multiple monosaccharide ABC transporter ATP-binding protein, which yields MTDHILEMRSITKRFPGVTALKDVSLTVDEGAIHAICGENGAGKSTLMKVLSGVEPAGSYEGEIHFRGRPVSFSTINDSEAEGIVIIHQELALVPHLSIAENIFLGNEQARGGVISWHETNARAAELLERVGLQEKPVTPVGQLGVGKQQLVEIAKALSKNVTLLILDEPTAALNDDDSEHLLGLIRGLRDEGVTSIIISHKLGEIASVADATTVIRDGSTIETLDMDVPPDQRPGLVPRVIKGMVGRDIDNLYPERHAEIGEEILRIEDWHVGHPTQAGRTVVDGAALNVRAGEVVGIAGLMGAGRTELAMSVFGESYGQDISGSAYIHGRPVRLRTVADAIDAGIAYVSEDRKRFGLNLIQDIRTNVTAAALKKVTTGAWINGNEEIAVAERYRSSLNIKTPTVMAQVGKLSGGNQQKVVLSKWLFTEPELLILDEPTRGVDVGAKFEIYSIINELAEAGKAIIVISSELPEVMGLADRIYTLSAGRITGEVTSQDATQERLMELMTMERE from the coding sequence TTGACCGATCACATCCTCGAGATGCGGTCCATCACCAAACGGTTCCCCGGCGTCACGGCCCTCAAGGACGTGTCCTTGACGGTCGACGAGGGGGCGATCCACGCCATCTGCGGCGAGAACGGTGCCGGCAAGTCCACGCTCATGAAGGTGCTCTCCGGCGTCGAGCCGGCCGGCTCCTACGAGGGCGAGATCCACTTCCGCGGCCGTCCGGTCAGCTTCTCGACCATCAACGACTCCGAGGCCGAGGGCATCGTGATCATCCACCAGGAGCTCGCCCTGGTGCCCCACCTCTCCATCGCCGAGAACATCTTCCTCGGCAACGAGCAGGCCCGCGGCGGCGTGATCAGCTGGCACGAGACCAACGCCCGGGCCGCCGAGCTGCTGGAGCGCGTGGGCCTGCAGGAGAAGCCCGTGACACCCGTCGGGCAGCTGGGCGTGGGCAAGCAGCAGCTGGTCGAGATCGCCAAGGCGCTGTCGAAGAACGTGACGCTGCTGATCCTCGACGAGCCCACCGCGGCGCTGAACGACGACGACTCCGAGCATCTCCTCGGCCTCATCCGCGGTCTGCGCGACGAGGGCGTCACCAGCATCATCATTTCCCACAAGCTGGGGGAGATCGCCTCCGTCGCCGACGCCACCACCGTCATCCGCGACGGTTCGACCATCGAGACCCTCGACATGGACGTGCCCCCGGACCAGCGTCCCGGTCTCGTCCCACGCGTCATCAAGGGGATGGTCGGCCGCGACATCGACAACCTCTACCCGGAGCGTCACGCCGAGATCGGCGAGGAGATCCTCCGGATCGAGGACTGGCACGTCGGCCACCCCACCCAGGCCGGTCGCACCGTGGTCGACGGGGCGGCGCTGAACGTCCGTGCCGGCGAGGTGGTCGGCATCGCGGGGCTGATGGGCGCCGGACGCACCGAGCTGGCCATGAGTGTCTTCGGGGAGTCCTACGGCCAGGACATCTCCGGCTCCGCCTACATCCACGGCCGGCCGGTCCGGCTGCGCACGGTCGCCGACGCCATCGACGCCGGCATCGCCTACGTCTCCGAGGACCGCAAGCGGTTCGGGCTCAACCTGATCCAGGACATCCGCACCAACGTCACCGCCGCCGCGTTGAAGAAGGTCACCACCGGAGCCTGGATCAACGGCAACGAGGAGATCGCGGTCGCCGAGCGCTACCGCTCCTCGCTGAACATCAAGACCCCCACGGTCATGGCGCAGGTCGGCAAGCTCTCCGGCGGCAACCAGCAGAAGGTGGTGCTCAGCAAGTGGCTGTTCACCGAACCGGAACTGCTGATCCTGGACGAGCCCACCCGCGGCGTCGACGTCGGTGCCAAGTTCGAGATCTACTCGATCATCAACGAGCTCGCCGAGGCGGGCAAGGCCATCATCGTCATCTCCTCGGAGCTGCCCGAGGTGATGGGGCTGGCCGATCGCATCTACACACTGTCCGCGGGGCGGATCACCGGTGAGGTGACCTCGCAGGACGCCACGCAGGAGCGCCTCATGGAGCTCATGACCATGGAGAGGGAGTGA
- the chvE gene encoding multiple monosaccharide ABC transporter substrate-binding protein — protein MHNRRSFLLGTSAAAAALGLAACGGEGAGSTGPDTEAEPSDQTVGVAMPTETYERWVADGANIKKGLEDKGYKVDMQYAQDDIPTQQQQIDQMINSGVSALLIASIDGASLSAQLDNAASQGIPVIAYDRLLTDSENVDFYVTFDNYKVGVNQANALLYGLGLLDAEFEPADDAPENPLNVELFAGSLDDNNAHLFWKGALETLQPYFDEGTLVVPSKQVDIEQAATQRWEQETAQKRMENLLTTHYNGGEELAGVLAPADPLSRGIINAMQNAGLGPTLEEGLPVVTGQDAEIASIKLIADGIQSSTIFKDTRDLAEQAIVSAESILKGEEPEANDTETYDNGVKVVPSYLLEVTMVLEGNYEKILVESGYYTEEQVESGQL, from the coding sequence ATGCACAACCGGAGAAGCTTCTTGCTGGGGACGTCGGCCGCGGCGGCCGCCCTCGGCCTGGCGGCATGCGGCGGCGAAGGGGCCGGTTCCACCGGTCCGGACACCGAGGCGGAACCCAGCGATCAGACCGTCGGCGTCGCGATGCCGACGGAGACCTACGAGCGGTGGGTCGCCGACGGTGCCAACATCAAGAAGGGGCTGGAGGACAAGGGCTACAAGGTCGACATGCAGTACGCCCAGGACGACATCCCCACCCAGCAGCAGCAGATCGACCAGATGATCAACAGCGGCGTGTCCGCCCTGCTGATCGCCTCGATCGACGGGGCGTCCCTCTCGGCGCAGCTCGACAACGCCGCTTCCCAGGGCATTCCGGTGATCGCCTACGACCGTCTGCTCACCGACAGCGAGAACGTCGACTTCTACGTCACCTTCGACAATTACAAGGTGGGCGTCAACCAGGCCAACGCCCTGCTGTACGGGCTCGGTCTGCTGGATGCGGAGTTCGAGCCGGCCGACGACGCCCCCGAGAATCCGCTGAACGTGGAGCTGTTCGCCGGGTCACTGGACGACAACAACGCGCACCTGTTCTGGAAGGGCGCGCTCGAGACCCTTCAGCCCTACTTCGACGAGGGCACCCTCGTGGTTCCCTCGAAACAGGTGGACATCGAGCAGGCCGCCACGCAGCGCTGGGAGCAGGAGACTGCCCAGAAGCGGATGGAGAACCTGCTGACCACGCACTACAACGGCGGCGAGGAGCTCGCCGGGGTGCTGGCCCCTGCGGATCCTCTCTCCCGCGGCATCATCAACGCGATGCAGAACGCGGGCCTCGGTCCCACCCTCGAGGAGGGGCTGCCGGTGGTCACCGGCCAGGACGCCGAGATCGCCTCGATCAAGCTGATCGCCGACGGCATCCAGTCCTCGACGATCTTCAAGGACACCCGCGACCTCGCCGAGCAGGCCATCGTCTCCGCGGAGTCGATCCTCAAGGGCGAGGAGCCCGAGGCCAACGACACCGAGACCTACGACAACGGCGTGAAGGTCGTGCCGTCCTACCTCCTCGAGGTGACGATGGTCCTCGAGGGGAACTACGAGAAGATCCTCGTCGAATCCGGGTACTACACCGAGGAGCAGGTCGAGTCCGGGCAGCTCTGA
- a CDS encoding extracellular solute-binding protein — translation MSARKQFSRRTALGLGGMTLAGAGLTACGGNTGGLTDSGGGGETLSQWYHQYGEDGTKEAATEYAAAYEDATVKVNWVTGDYAARLSTALLSGGGVDVFENNTINVDQAEQGRYVELTDIVDPVKDQFNEAALGPVTIGEKIWGIPMILDPQHFYYRKSLFEKAGIEPPETFDDLVAAATELTTPDQKGLFLGNNFDASCWAMVWAAGGTPLNDARDAVAYNTPGYVEGLGAIQQMIADEVLLTGAPSDWADPAAFGAGLSAITWGGCWALPVLESSLDDIGVFSHPAVGADGRQVAFMGTWNQQVGGNSQKTDAAKAFAKWLWVDQTEHQTDWALNYGFHIPPLTAVADEAEALKDGNGLEIATMAKEMGVTGPPEWTGEISTPHADAISNVLKNGADPAEELAAAEKASNRAIGS, via the coding sequence ATGTCCGCACGGAAGCAGTTCTCACGACGCACGGCTCTCGGTCTCGGCGGGATGACCCTCGCCGGTGCCGGGCTCACCGCCTGCGGTGGCAACACCGGCGGCCTCACCGACTCCGGAGGCGGGGGAGAGACCCTCTCGCAGTGGTACCACCAGTACGGGGAGGACGGCACCAAGGAGGCGGCCACCGAGTACGCCGCGGCCTACGAGGACGCCACGGTGAAGGTCAACTGGGTCACCGGCGACTACGCGGCGCGTCTGTCCACGGCACTGCTGTCCGGCGGGGGAGTGGACGTCTTCGAGAACAACACGATCAACGTGGACCAGGCCGAGCAGGGCCGTTACGTCGAGCTCACCGACATCGTCGATCCGGTCAAGGACCAGTTCAACGAGGCTGCCCTGGGGCCGGTGACCATCGGCGAGAAGATCTGGGGCATTCCGATGATCCTGGATCCGCAGCACTTCTACTACCGCAAGAGCCTGTTCGAGAAGGCCGGCATCGAGCCCCCGGAGACCTTCGACGACCTCGTCGCCGCGGCCACCGAGCTGACCACGCCCGACCAGAAGGGGTTGTTCCTCGGCAACAACTTCGACGCCAGCTGCTGGGCGATGGTCTGGGCCGCCGGCGGCACCCCGTTGAACGACGCCCGCGACGCCGTCGCCTACAACACCCCCGGGTACGTCGAGGGGCTCGGCGCGATCCAGCAGATGATCGCCGACGAGGTGCTGCTGACCGGCGCCCCGTCGGACTGGGCGGATCCCGCGGCCTTCGGGGCCGGGCTCTCCGCCATCACCTGGGGCGGCTGCTGGGCGCTGCCCGTCCTCGAGAGCTCCCTCGACGACATCGGCGTCTTCTCGCACCCCGCCGTCGGCGCCGACGGCCGCCAGGTCGCCTTCATGGGCACCTGGAACCAGCAGGTCGGCGGCAACAGTCAGAAGACCGACGCGGCCAAGGCGTTCGCGAAGTGGCTCTGGGTCGACCAGACCGAGCACCAGACCGACTGGGCGCTGAACTACGGCTTCCACATCCCGCCGCTGACCGCCGTGGCGGACGAGGCCGAGGCGCTCAAGGACGGCAACGGACTCGAGATCGCCACCATGGCCAAGGAGATGGGCGTGACCGGTCCGCCGGAGTGGACCGGTGAGATCAGCACCCCGCACGCGGACGCGATCAGCAACGTGCTCAAGAACGGCGCCGATCCGGCGGAGGAGCTCGCGGCGGCCGAGAAGGCCAGCAACCGGGCGATCGGGTCGTGA
- a CDS encoding LacI family DNA-binding transcriptional regulator: MDAPIRRPSMADVAARAGVSYQTVSRVLNEPQIVRPATRERVLEAIAALGYTRNRAARALKTTRSSLIGMLTDGSSLFGPAETTTAIESAAREAGYSVLLTTVDAHEDGAREIGSELLGSGADGILVVAAHEGMVPAVATAARSTPVIAVSAQAPKVPGVEVVGVDQQLGARQIVEHLVRTGARSIVHLCGPQDWFDARARLDGFRQAAGGLGLEATVAGPGDWTPRTGYELTNALVAEGTLPEAIFAANDMMAIGVLHALDAHGLRVPEDVAVAGFDNTVGAEFLIPSLTTVSQPFAELGRLALERLLCLLEGREVPSDTPHTLPPRLVARRSTRPERTH, encoded by the coding sequence ATGGACGCCCCGATACGCCGGCCCTCCATGGCCGATGTGGCCGCGCGTGCCGGCGTCTCGTACCAGACCGTCTCCCGCGTCCTGAACGAACCGCAGATCGTCCGTCCGGCGACCCGCGAGCGCGTGCTCGAGGCGATCGCCGCGCTCGGGTACACCCGCAACCGGGCGGCCCGCGCCCTGAAGACCACCCGTTCCTCGCTGATCGGCATGCTCACCGACGGCTCTTCGCTGTTCGGCCCGGCGGAGACGACCACCGCGATCGAGTCCGCCGCCCGCGAGGCCGGCTACTCCGTGCTGCTGACCACGGTCGACGCACACGAGGACGGCGCCCGGGAGATCGGCTCGGAGCTCCTGGGCTCCGGGGCCGACGGGATCCTCGTGGTCGCGGCGCACGAGGGGATGGTGCCGGCGGTCGCGACCGCCGCCCGCTCCACCCCGGTCATCGCCGTCTCGGCGCAGGCTCCGAAGGTGCCCGGCGTCGAGGTGGTGGGCGTGGACCAGCAGCTCGGGGCCCGGCAGATCGTCGAACACCTCGTGCGCACCGGAGCCCGCTCGATCGTCCACCTGTGCGGGCCGCAGGACTGGTTCGATGCCCGCGCACGCCTGGACGGCTTCCGGCAGGCTGCCGGGGGCCTCGGCCTCGAGGCCACCGTCGCAGGCCCGGGTGACTGGACCCCGCGGACCGGCTACGAGCTGACGAACGCCCTGGTGGCCGAGGGTACGCTGCCGGAAGCGATCTTCGCGGCGAACGACATGATGGCGATCGGGGTGCTGCACGCCCTGGACGCCCATGGCCTGCGGGTGCCCGAGGACGTCGCCGTGGCCGGCTTCGACAACACCGTCGGCGCGGAGTTCCTGATCCCGTCACTGACCACGGTCTCGCAGCCCTTCGCCGAGCTGGGTCGCCTGGCCCTCGAGCGCCTGCTGTGCCTGCTCGAGGGGCGCGAGGTCCCCTCCGACACCCCGCACACCCTGCCGCCGCGCCTGGTCGCGCGCCGCTCCACCCGGCCCGAGCGGACGCACTGA
- a CDS encoding carbohydrate ABC transporter permease, with product MTAQLNIVGQNRGSVSLVVRYVVASALALVFLVPFYAMIKTALSTNDEIYSQEFVFWPSDPQWARIPQLLTDPKFLEALQNSAIMAVVSTSLSILIASLAGYALVRIPSRAAKPMFILVIVVLLVPAPTAFVPNFIIVASLGWIGTLQGLIVPGLFSAFNVFLFRQFYVNFPREIEEAAYLDGAGFFRTFFRIVFPNTLPFASALTVLGLIGSWNAFLWPLVVAGDGQNAMTVQIYLSSFLTAQTFDYGGLFMAATISLIPVLLVFFVLQRYLVAGISATGLKG from the coding sequence ATGACCGCCCAGCTCAACATCGTCGGCCAGAACCGCGGCAGCGTCTCCCTGGTGGTGCGCTACGTGGTCGCCTCGGCCCTGGCACTGGTGTTCCTGGTGCCGTTCTACGCGATGATCAAGACGGCCCTGTCCACCAATGACGAGATCTACTCGCAGGAGTTCGTCTTCTGGCCCAGCGACCCGCAGTGGGCGCGGATCCCGCAGCTGCTGACGGATCCGAAGTTCCTCGAGGCGCTGCAGAACTCCGCGATCATGGCGGTCGTGTCGACCTCGCTGTCGATCCTCATCGCCTCATTGGCCGGCTACGCGCTGGTGAGGATCCCGAGCCGGGCCGCGAAGCCGATGTTCATCCTGGTGATCGTGGTGCTGCTGGTGCCGGCCCCGACGGCGTTCGTGCCGAACTTCATCATCGTCGCCTCGCTCGGCTGGATCGGCACCCTGCAGGGCCTGATCGTCCCCGGGCTGTTCAGCGCCTTCAACGTGTTCCTGTTCCGGCAGTTCTACGTGAACTTCCCGCGGGAGATCGAGGAGGCCGCCTACCTCGACGGGGCAGGGTTCTTCCGCACCTTCTTCCGGATCGTCTTCCCCAACACCCTGCCTTTCGCCTCGGCGCTGACGGTGCTGGGACTGATCGGCTCCTGGAACGCGTTCCTGTGGCCGCTGGTGGTCGCGGGCGACGGGCAGAACGCGATGACGGTGCAGATCTACCTTTCCTCCTTCCTGACCGCCCAGACCTTCGACTACGGCGGCTTGTTCATGGCGGCCACCATCAGCCTGATCCCGGTGCTGCTGGTGTTCTTCGTGCTGCAGCGCTACCTGGTGGCCGGCATCTCGGCGACGGGCCTGAAGGGATGA